A genome region from Mesorhizobium sp. B2-1-8 includes the following:
- a CDS encoding sugar ABC transporter ATP-binding protein — protein sequence MLRAGEIHGLVGENGAGKSTLMKIIAGVHAEYNGRMFIDGEQVHFRSTRDALAAGIGMVHQELSVVPDLTVAENVFLGKQPTKGGLIDWPGMVSAARQQLASLGIEVDPRASMGSLSIGLQQLVELARVLFSGARIIILDEPTSALSPPEVHRLFEVLRSVRASGRSIVFISHFLDDILSVSDTVTVFRNGRRVVTEAAASVDKGWVIERMIGSGHEELEESYTGAIALNSKSEAPVVLSARNLTVGGAVADVSLDARAGEILGIYGFMGCGQVELARTLFGKLKPSTGMLAIEGAAKRFRNTAHARRAGIAFVPESRRSMLFYQEPVYKNVSISVLGRISRLWLNLAVEREIASRQVELLNIRPPNVMALLSSLSGGNQQKVALAKWLTYIPKVLILSEPTRGMDVGAKDDVVKIVRALRDQGLAVIVVSAEPETVLSLADRIIVMKKGRIVREFAGETISKDRLLDAA from the coding sequence GTGTTGCGCGCCGGCGAGATCCATGGGCTCGTTGGGGAAAACGGCGCCGGCAAATCGACCCTGATGAAGATCATCGCCGGTGTGCACGCCGAATATAACGGCCGCATGTTCATCGACGGAGAGCAGGTCCATTTCCGCTCGACCCGAGACGCGCTTGCGGCCGGCATCGGCATGGTGCATCAGGAACTGAGCGTCGTTCCCGATCTAACCGTCGCTGAAAACGTGTTCCTCGGCAAACAGCCGACGAAGGGAGGGCTGATCGATTGGCCCGGCATGGTGTCCGCAGCCCGGCAACAACTCGCCAGCCTTGGCATTGAGGTCGATCCCCGTGCGTCGATGGGGTCGTTGTCGATTGGCCTTCAGCAGCTAGTTGAACTCGCACGCGTGCTCTTCTCGGGGGCGCGGATCATCATACTAGACGAACCTACTTCGGCGCTGTCACCCCCTGAGGTGCATCGCCTGTTCGAGGTGCTTCGCAGTGTTCGTGCAAGCGGCCGCAGCATCGTCTTCATTTCCCATTTTCTCGACGACATCCTCTCGGTTTCGGACACGGTGACCGTCTTCCGGAATGGCCGCCGTGTCGTCACAGAAGCCGCGGCCTCGGTCGACAAAGGCTGGGTTATCGAACGTATGATCGGCAGCGGTCACGAGGAGTTGGAGGAAAGCTATACCGGCGCCATCGCCCTCAACAGCAAGTCCGAGGCGCCCGTCGTCCTTTCAGCGAGAAATCTTACGGTAGGAGGCGCGGTCGCCGATGTGTCCCTCGATGCGCGGGCCGGCGAGATTCTCGGCATCTACGGCTTTATGGGGTGCGGCCAAGTCGAACTGGCGCGGACACTGTTCGGCAAGCTCAAGCCGAGCACCGGGATGTTGGCCATCGAGGGCGCGGCGAAACGTTTCCGCAATACGGCGCACGCTCGTCGCGCGGGAATAGCCTTCGTTCCGGAGAGCCGGCGTTCCATGCTGTTTTACCAGGAACCGGTCTATAAGAATGTCTCGATCAGCGTGCTTGGCCGCATCTCGCGCCTCTGGTTGAACCTGGCAGTGGAACGCGAGATCGCCAGCCGCCAAGTCGAACTGCTAAATATCCGTCCGCCGAATGTGATGGCGCTGCTCTCCAGTCTTTCCGGCGGCAACCAGCAGAAGGTCGCGCTGGCGAAATGGCTGACATACATCCCTAAGGTGCTGATCTTGAGCGAGCCGACCCGAGGCATGGATGTTGGCGCCAAAGACGATGTCGTGAAGATAGTGCGTGCGTTGCGCGACCAGGGCCTTGCTGTCATCGTTGTCTCGGCCGAGCCCGAAACCGTCCTGTCGCTCGCCGACCGTATCATCGTCATGAAGAAAGGCCGGATCGTGCGCGAGTTCGCCGGCGAAACGATCAGCAAGGACCGGCTACTCGACGCCGCTTGA
- a CDS encoding ABC transporter permease, giving the protein MIMPVQETLKGSQSRAGAFLRNRMRNIAPFATLIILLAFFSIASPSFLSVDNGVNVLTQISVTGVIAVGLTFVILCAEIDLSVAAIANATGIAVAYFTMQESYVNIPNIPLPGYAAIGLALLICAFLGLVNAFGTTLIGIPSFIMTLAMMQIGAGICALLVRGQIAYAVPDLVTMMGSGTIGGFPWIIIVLGVFLLVGHIVLTYTRFGRYIYMVGGNREAAEYSGVNVKLVLGAVMVISAVCSGVAGMIGVAHFGSAQQNEFDGYLLDAIAAVVVGGTSLFGGRGGIGNTIIGLCILGVLNNGLDHVQIDSFLKILIRGIILLVALIINVYVQNLRDRERV; this is encoded by the coding sequence ATGATCATGCCAGTTCAAGAAACCTTGAAAGGGTCGCAGTCGCGGGCCGGCGCCTTCCTGCGCAACCGGATGCGCAACATTGCGCCGTTCGCCACGCTGATCATCCTGCTCGCGTTCTTCAGCATCGCCAGCCCATCTTTCCTCAGCGTCGACAACGGGGTCAACGTGCTGACGCAGATTTCCGTCACGGGCGTCATCGCGGTGGGGCTCACTTTTGTCATCCTCTGCGCCGAGATAGATCTTTCTGTGGCGGCTATCGCCAATGCCACCGGCATTGCCGTTGCTTATTTCACAATGCAGGAATCATACGTCAACATTCCCAACATTCCCCTGCCAGGCTATGCGGCGATCGGGTTGGCGCTGCTCATCTGCGCCTTCCTGGGCCTGGTCAACGCCTTTGGCACGACGCTGATTGGAATTCCCTCGTTCATCATGACACTGGCCATGATGCAGATCGGCGCTGGCATTTGCGCGCTTTTGGTGCGCGGCCAGATCGCCTATGCCGTTCCCGATCTGGTTACGATGATGGGTTCCGGCACGATAGGCGGATTTCCTTGGATCATCATCGTGCTGGGCGTATTCCTGTTGGTCGGTCATATTGTTTTGACCTACACGCGCTTCGGCCGATATATCTACATGGTCGGTGGCAACCGCGAAGCGGCGGAATATTCCGGCGTCAACGTCAAACTGGTCTTAGGCGCGGTGATGGTCATTTCAGCGGTCTGTTCCGGTGTCGCCGGGATGATTGGCGTGGCGCATTTCGGCAGCGCCCAGCAGAACGAGTTCGACGGATATCTGCTCGACGCCATCGCAGCGGTGGTGGTCGGTGGCACCAGCCTCTTTGGCGGCCGTGGCGGGATTGGCAACACGATCATCGGCCTGTGCATACTCGGCGTTCTCAACAATGGCCTCGATCACGTCCAGATCGACAGTTTTTTGAAAATCCTCATCCGGGGGATCATTCTGCTCGTCGCGCTGATCATCAATGTCTATGTGCAGAATCTACGTGATCGGGAACGCGTCTGA
- a CDS encoding tyrosine-type recombinase/integrase, with translation MATYTKLSSGSWRVQVRRKGRYVSETFLRRDDARRWATETERQVDRGETPTKSRIARLKTFGDLIDLHIDDMCDVGKSPRRSKAAALDMLRRHLGKCNLAALDRERLIRFGRDRAAQGAGPMTVGIDIGFIKLVLTHAAAVHGLPVKVEPVDFARVALTRLGLVGKGQQRDRRPTQEELDKLIDHFDANPRQIAPISQIIRFAVATAMRQEEICKVRWSDLESRSRMLLIRDRKDPRNKNGNNQRIPLFAASGYDAWAIVEEQRGRRSNDDDRIFPFNHKSIGTAFRRGCAELNIHDLHFHDLRHEGTSRLFEAGFTIEQVALVTGHKDWKMLRRYTHLRPEMLHTIQAARAA, from the coding sequence ATGGCCACCTACACAAAGCTCTCGTCCGGTTCCTGGCGTGTCCAAGTCCGTCGCAAAGGTCGCTACGTCAGCGAGACCTTCCTGCGCCGAGACGACGCACGGCGCTGGGCGACCGAAACCGAGCGCCAAGTCGATCGCGGTGAGACGCCGACCAAGTCCCGTATAGCGCGCCTGAAAACGTTCGGCGATCTCATTGACCTTCATATCGACGACATGTGCGATGTAGGCAAGTCCCCTCGCCGCTCCAAGGCCGCTGCCCTCGATATGCTCCGACGGCATCTGGGGAAATGCAACCTCGCAGCGCTCGATCGCGAACGGCTCATTCGTTTTGGTCGTGATCGCGCCGCCCAAGGTGCCGGACCGATGACCGTCGGTATCGACATCGGCTTTATAAAACTTGTTCTGACACACGCCGCTGCGGTCCACGGCCTGCCCGTCAAGGTCGAACCGGTTGATTTCGCGCGCGTCGCCCTAACGAGGCTCGGTCTCGTTGGCAAAGGCCAGCAGCGCGATAGACGACCGACACAGGAAGAACTCGACAAGCTAATTGATCATTTCGACGCAAACCCTCGCCAAATTGCACCGATTAGCCAGATCATTCGGTTCGCCGTCGCAACCGCGATGCGCCAGGAAGAAATCTGCAAGGTGCGTTGGTCCGACTTGGAATCTCGCTCGCGCATGCTCCTCATCCGTGACCGTAAAGATCCGCGAAACAAAAATGGCAACAATCAGCGCATACCGCTGTTTGCGGCATCTGGATACGATGCATGGGCCATTGTCGAGGAGCAGCGGGGAAGGCGCAGCAATGACGATGATCGAATTTTCCCATTTAATCATAAGTCAATAGGCACTGCCTTCCGTCGAGGGTGCGCAGAGCTGAACATCCACGACCTTCATTTTCATGACTTGCGTCACGAAGGCACGAGCCGTCTTTTCGAAGCTGGGTTTACAATTGAACAGGTCGCGCTGGTCACAGGGCACAAAGATTGGAAGATGCTACGGCGCTACACGCATCTAAGACCGGAGATGCTTCATACCATCCAAGCAGCGAGGGCAGCGTAG
- a CDS encoding GlsB/YeaQ/YmgE family stress response membrane protein gives MYLSNQSIIVILVVGLIAGWLAGKIVRGAGFGLIADIAIGIIGAFIGDWLLPRLGIHLGTGTISLIVNATVGAIVLLLIIRLVAGGGRFGSAWSGRFGRRWW, from the coding sequence ATGTATCTGTCGAACCAGAGCATCATTGTCATATTGGTGGTCGGCCTTATCGCCGGATGGTTGGCTGGAAAGATCGTGCGGGGGGCCGGCTTTGGTCTGATCGCTGACATAGCAATCGGGATCATCGGCGCGTTCATCGGTGATTGGCTGCTACCTCGCTTAGGCATCCATCTTGGGACTGGAACGATCAGCTTGATAGTAAACGCCACCGTCGGCGCGATTGTGCTTCTCCTCATCATCCGGTTGGTTGCTGGTGGCGGTCGTTTCGGCAGCGCATGGAGTGGCCGATTTGGCCGTCGGTGGTGGTAG